One genomic window of Micromonospora sp. WMMD1128 includes the following:
- a CDS encoding DUF6244 family protein, which translates to MSAAEVIARLAAAAQKLDEAKARTAAAAQDAAEARALVAGALEGATAGPLIGVIDAYRQALAQAAQGGEPARQHVQETIAKVQALGN; encoded by the coding sequence GTGAGCGCTGCGGAGGTCATCGCCAGGCTGGCGGCGGCGGCACAGAAGCTGGACGAGGCGAAGGCCCGCACGGCCGCCGCCGCACAGGACGCGGCCGAGGCGCGGGCGCTTGTCGCCGGCGCGCTCGAAGGCGCGACGGCGGGGCCGCTGATCGGGGTCATCGACGCGTACCGGCAGGCGCTCGCCCAGGCCGCGCAGGGCGGCGAGCCGGCCCGCCAGCACGTTCAGGAGACCATCGCCAAGGTCCAGGCGCTCGGCAACTGA
- a CDS encoding pentapeptide repeat-containing protein: MSAPPPPEKPLRVMPWWLALLGLLLAAGLGWLVLGWLLTEADRAAQPDTRATLRVDAIRTGLTVVAGTGGGLALLFAARRQWISERGQRHQEAVAAHDQAHRDRVQAHAEAVAEAAARHQERQATAAEHDAGERRLTELYVRAIELVGSDNPAVRLGGLHALERLGQDNPGQRPTTVAVLCAYLRMPAPDDPRETEVRRTAQRMLTRHLRADRDTWWPDIALDLTGARLDDFDAAGCTLVDLDLTGAVCTGVTSFAGAVAHGRMRLTAEFADLVCDDLTGDADIVLDDARVTGRASFDRADLGGALSCLGTRFGQASFHAATLRQPSSFDRATFAGAATFREAVFLAGLSMEHTGFAGYAGFRRTRFADLALFRWTEFGAEAWFEGARFEGGTNFGRAVFHGGAHFEGAELARRPLVDQARASTSVTHDWPRDVTVTRRDDDWLVLTDP; encoded by the coding sequence GTGTCCGCCCCACCGCCGCCGGAGAAGCCGCTCCGGGTGATGCCCTGGTGGCTGGCGCTGCTCGGGCTGCTGCTGGCTGCCGGTCTCGGCTGGCTGGTGCTCGGCTGGCTGCTCACCGAGGCCGACCGGGCGGCCCAGCCCGACACCCGGGCCACGCTGCGCGTCGACGCCATCCGCACCGGCCTCACCGTGGTCGCCGGCACCGGCGGCGGGCTCGCGCTGCTGTTCGCCGCCCGTCGACAGTGGATCAGCGAACGCGGCCAGCGGCACCAGGAGGCCGTCGCCGCCCACGACCAGGCGCACCGGGACCGGGTGCAGGCGCACGCCGAGGCGGTCGCCGAGGCCGCCGCACGGCACCAGGAACGCCAGGCCACCGCCGCCGAGCACGACGCCGGTGAGCGGCGACTCACCGAACTCTACGTCCGGGCGATCGAGCTGGTCGGCAGCGACAACCCGGCGGTACGCCTCGGCGGCCTGCACGCCCTGGAGCGGCTCGGTCAGGACAACCCGGGGCAGCGGCCGACCACCGTGGCGGTGCTCTGCGCGTACCTGCGGATGCCGGCGCCCGACGACCCGCGCGAGACCGAGGTGCGCCGCACCGCGCAGCGGATGCTCACCCGGCACCTGCGGGCGGACCGGGACACCTGGTGGCCGGACATCGCGCTGGACCTGACCGGCGCCCGGCTGGACGACTTCGACGCCGCCGGCTGCACCCTCGTCGATCTGGACCTGACCGGCGCGGTCTGCACCGGCGTCACAAGCTTCGCCGGCGCGGTCGCGCACGGCCGGATGCGGCTGACCGCCGAGTTCGCCGACCTCGTGTGCGACGACCTCACCGGCGACGCCGACATCGTGCTCGACGACGCCCGGGTCACCGGCCGGGCCAGCTTCGACCGGGCCGACCTCGGTGGGGCGCTGTCCTGCCTCGGGACGCGCTTCGGGCAGGCGTCCTTCCACGCCGCCACGCTGCGGCAGCCGAGCAGCTTCGACCGGGCCACGTTCGCCGGCGCCGCCACGTTCCGGGAGGCGGTGTTCCTGGCCGGGCTCTCCATGGAGCACACCGGTTTCGCCGGGTACGCGGGCTTCCGCCGGACCCGCTTCGCCGACCTGGCGTTGTTCCGCTGGACCGAGTTCGGCGCGGAGGCGTGGTTCGAGGGCGCCCGCTTCGAGGGCGGCACCAACTTCGGCCGGGCCGTGTTCCACGGCGGGGCCCACTTCGAGGGGGCGGAGCTGGCCCGCCGGCCCCTGGTCGACCAGGCCCGCGCGTCGACATCCGTCACCCACGACTGGCCCCGGGACGTCACGGTGACGCGACGCGACGACGACTGGCTCGTCCTCACCGACCCGTGA
- a CDS encoding response regulator, with product MADILRAVAMLAWPLLVIVVLVYLLPAARRLLRDSHSVDDEPEANVYERARAVDGGYEVVQATSTEMALKLISGTGPTVIVSDMGRMENGRFNATAGLDLVRDLRRQGDQTPVVFYTSPRGVARYRAESGAIAGVSCTASPTELARILHV from the coding sequence ATGGCGGACATCTTGCGAGCGGTGGCCATGTTGGCGTGGCCACTCCTGGTGATCGTGGTGCTGGTATATCTACTGCCCGCAGCGCGTCGGCTGCTTCGCGACAGTCACTCGGTCGACGACGAGCCGGAGGCGAACGTGTACGAGCGCGCCCGGGCCGTCGACGGCGGCTACGAGGTGGTGCAGGCGACGTCGACGGAGATGGCTCTGAAGCTGATCAGTGGCACCGGGCCAACCGTCATCGTGTCGGACATGGGCCGGATGGAGAACGGTCGGTTCAACGCCACCGCAGGGCTTGATCTTGTGCGCGACCTGCGCAGGCAAGGGGATCAGACGCCTGTGGTCTTCTACACCTCGCCGCGCGGAGTCGCGCGGTATCGAGCCGAGTCCGGGGCCATCGCCGGCGTCAGTTGCACCGCGTCTCCAACCGAGTTGGCACGGATTCTCCACGTCTGA
- a CDS encoding alpha/beta fold hydrolase, translated as MLLRTILATTATATAAALLVPATAVALLVPATAAHAAEPASPTTASTTTTTTAASTTATGTTATTGTTAATAAERAAAAAADPVIVVGGLIGVSIAYEPIAARLRADGYRVSIYQLPNLGLGDIRESARALSSYVDQVRAATGASRVDLVTHSEGGLVSRWYVRNLGGADRVDQYISLGSPQYGTYVANILAVVGLGSCAGIVACQQMTIGSSFLADLNAGDDTPGPVRWTTLRTWQDELVRPVDNAVLADGATNILVQAWCPLRVVGHLGLVLDGTTYTAVRQTLAGAAIRPNCFAI; from the coding sequence ATGCTGCTCCGAACGATCCTCGCCACGACCGCCACCGCTACCGCCGCCGCCCTGCTCGTCCCGGCCACCGCCGTCGCCCTGCTCGTCCCGGCCACCGCCGCCCACGCCGCCGAGCCCGCGTCACCGACGACCGCCAGCACCACCACCACCACCACCGCTGCCAGCACCACCGCCACCGGCACCACTGCCACCACCGGCACCACTGCCGCCACGGCCGCCGAACGGGCTGCCGCCGCGGCGGCCGACCCGGTCATCGTGGTCGGCGGACTGATCGGGGTCTCCATCGCGTACGAGCCGATCGCCGCCCGGCTGCGCGCCGACGGCTACCGGGTCTCGATCTACCAACTGCCGAACCTCGGCCTCGGCGACATCCGCGAGTCCGCCCGGGCGCTGTCGTCCTACGTGGACCAGGTGCGCGCCGCCACCGGGGCGAGCCGGGTCGACCTGGTCACCCACTCCGAGGGTGGGCTGGTCAGCCGCTGGTACGTGCGGAACCTCGGCGGCGCCGACCGGGTCGACCAGTACATCAGCCTGGGCAGCCCGCAGTACGGCACGTACGTCGCCAACATCCTCGCCGTCGTCGGGTTGGGCAGCTGCGCCGGCATCGTCGCCTGCCAGCAGATGACCATCGGGTCGAGCTTCCTGGCCGACCTGAACGCCGGTGACGACACCCCCGGGCCGGTCCGCTGGACCACGCTGCGCACCTGGCAGGACGAGCTGGTCCGGCCGGTCGACAACGCGGTGCTCGCCGACGGCGCGACGAACATCCTGGTGCAGGCATGGTGCCCGCTGCGGGTCGTCGGCCACCTCGGCCTGGTCCTCGACGGCACCACCTACACGGCGGTGCGGCAGACCCTCGCGGGCGCCGCGATCCGGCCCAACTGCTTCGCGATCTGA
- a CDS encoding GMC family oxidoreductase N-terminal domain-containing protein: MEFDYVVVGAGAAGCVLADRLTEDPGTRVLLLEAGGWDRSPFVRVPKAFARLMDDPRTAWHYPATTGPGRRETWQRGRMIGGSTSVNGMIWSRGAARDWDALAPLGWGWSVMRQVFQRVEDHPLGPAPHRGVGGPVRLSVATGTDPLAEEMVATGAELGWRPADDLDAGDDERIGYPTATIHRGRRVSAADAFLHPARRRPNLTVVVGAVALRVLVEGGRAVGVRVAHRGREVEHRAAGEVILAAGALATPQLLQVSGIGPAGTLRAAGVPVLLDRPRVGAGLREHLSIALQYRLAETGGHNARLAGPLGQARATVRWLLTRGGPLALPVFDVAAHVKSRPDLDRPDGHLLMAPFSAAPPRPGRALELEREPGVMCLGTVTRPDSEGSLTVTDADPRTPPSIVANYLATGHDRRVAVDLFRRMREFFASGPIAKRIDAETVPGLATRTDEEIVEAAVAHGYCGYHAIGTCAMGADDDDVVDAELRVRGVDGLRVVDASVLPVMVAGWTSAPVTALAWRAADVIRGRAEG; encoded by the coding sequence GTGGAATTCGATTACGTCGTCGTCGGGGCCGGCGCGGCGGGATGCGTGCTGGCCGACCGGCTGACCGAGGATCCGGGCACCCGGGTCCTGCTGCTGGAGGCGGGCGGCTGGGACCGCAGCCCGTTCGTCCGGGTGCCGAAGGCGTTCGCGCGGCTGATGGACGATCCGCGTACCGCCTGGCACTACCCGGCGACGACCGGGCCGGGCCGGCGGGAGACCTGGCAGCGCGGCCGGATGATCGGCGGTTCCACCTCGGTCAACGGCATGATCTGGAGCCGCGGCGCGGCCCGGGACTGGGACGCGCTGGCACCGCTGGGGTGGGGCTGGTCGGTCATGCGGCAGGTGTTCCAGCGGGTGGAGGACCACCCGCTGGGACCCGCGCCGCACCGGGGCGTCGGCGGGCCGGTGCGGCTCTCCGTGGCCACCGGCACCGACCCGCTCGCCGAGGAGATGGTGGCCACCGGCGCCGAGCTGGGCTGGCGGCCGGCGGACGACCTGGACGCCGGCGACGACGAACGGATCGGCTACCCGACCGCGACCATCCACAGGGGACGCCGGGTCAGCGCCGCCGACGCGTTCCTGCACCCGGCGCGTCGCCGCCCGAACCTGACCGTCGTGGTCGGCGCGGTCGCGCTGCGCGTGCTCGTCGAGGGCGGCCGGGCGGTCGGCGTACGGGTGGCGCACCGCGGCCGGGAGGTCGAGCACCGGGCTGCCGGCGAGGTGATCCTCGCCGCGGGCGCCCTGGCCACCCCGCAGCTGTTGCAGGTCTCCGGCATCGGCCCGGCCGGGACGCTGCGTGCCGCCGGGGTGCCGGTGCTGCTCGACCGGCCCCGGGTGGGCGCCGGGCTGCGGGAGCACCTGTCGATCGCGTTGCAGTACCGGCTCGCCGAGACCGGCGGCCACAACGCCCGGCTGGCGGGCCCACTCGGGCAAGCCCGCGCGACGGTGCGCTGGCTGCTCACCCGCGGCGGCCCGCTGGCGTTGCCGGTGTTCGACGTGGCGGCGCACGTGAAGTCCCGGCCGGACCTGGACCGGCCGGACGGCCACCTGCTGATGGCGCCGTTCTCGGCCGCCCCGCCCCGCCCGGGCCGGGCGCTGGAGCTGGAACGGGAACCGGGCGTGATGTGCCTGGGCACGGTGACCCGGCCGGACAGCGAGGGCAGTCTCACCGTCACCGACGCCGACCCGCGCACCCCGCCGTCGATCGTGGCGAACTACCTCGCCACCGGGCACGACCGGCGGGTGGCGGTGGACCTGTTCCGGCGGATGCGGGAGTTCTTCGCCAGCGGGCCGATCGCCAAGCGGATCGACGCGGAGACGGTGCCCGGCCTGGCGACCCGGACGGACGAGGAGATCGTCGAGGCGGCGGTGGCGCACGGCTACTGCGGCTACCACGCGATCGGCACCTGCGCGATGGGCGCGGACGACGACGACGTGGTCGACGCCGAGCTGCGGGTACGCGGCGTCGACGGGCTGCGGGTGGTGGACGCCTCGGTGCTGCCGGTGATGGTGGCGGGTTGGACCAGCGCGCCGGTGACGGCGCTGGCCTGGCGGGCCGCCGACGTGATCCGGGGCCGCGCCGAGGGGTGA
- a CDS encoding aldo/keto reductase gives MTTGTQPAKASGSYRIGGDLRVDRLGYGAMQLTGPGVWGDPKDPAEAVRVLRRAYELGVTFVDTADSYGPFVSELLIREALHPYADDLVIATKAGLTRSGPGDWRPVGRPEYLRQQCELSLRHLGLDAIPLYQLHRIDTKVPLADQLGELALLKEEGKIRHIGLSEVTVEQIEAARKITPIVSVQNLYNLADRGAEDVLTHCERNDLAFIPWFPIATGNLARPGGPLDEISTAHGASPAQLALAWLLRRSPVMLPIPGTSSVAHLEENVAAAEVELTDDEYEALAKAA, from the coding sequence ATGACCACAGGCACGCAGCCGGCCAAGGCGTCGGGCAGCTACCGGATCGGCGGTGACCTGCGGGTCGACCGCCTCGGATACGGGGCGATGCAGCTCACCGGCCCCGGTGTCTGGGGCGACCCGAAGGACCCGGCCGAGGCGGTGCGGGTGCTGCGCCGCGCGTACGAGCTGGGGGTCACGTTCGTCGACACCGCCGACTCGTACGGGCCGTTCGTCAGCGAGCTGCTGATCCGAGAGGCGCTGCACCCGTACGCCGACGACCTGGTGATCGCGACGAAGGCCGGGCTGACCCGCTCCGGTCCGGGCGACTGGCGGCCGGTGGGGCGCCCGGAATATCTGCGCCAGCAGTGCGAGCTGAGCCTGCGCCATCTGGGCCTGGACGCGATTCCGCTCTATCAGTTGCACCGGATCGACACCAAGGTGCCGCTCGCGGATCAGCTCGGTGAGTTGGCGTTGCTGAAGGAGGAGGGCAAGATCCGGCACATCGGGCTCTCCGAGGTGACGGTCGAGCAGATCGAGGCGGCCCGGAAGATCACCCCGATCGTGTCCGTGCAGAACCTCTACAACCTGGCCGACCGCGGCGCCGAGGACGTGCTGACCCACTGCGAGCGCAATGACCTGGCGTTCATCCCGTGGTTCCCGATCGCCACCGGCAACCTGGCGCGACCCGGCGGGCCGCTGGACGAGATCTCCACCGCGCACGGCGCCAGCCCCGCGCAGCTCGCCCTGGCGTGGCTGTTGCGCCGGTCGCCGGTGATGCTTCCCATTCCGGGTACGTCGTCGGTGGCGCACCTGGAGGAGAACGTCGCGGCGGCCGAGGTCGAGCTGACCGACGACGAGTACGAGGCGCTGGCGAAGGCGGCCTGA
- a CDS encoding SpoIIE family protein phosphatase → MNVTPPDDPRWPDTVAATGGRAGAVITAYDWSGTPLGPIEGWPQSLRTALALCLRSPGPAVLWWGDGPVPLPNDAYRRLLGPGREVAPDRPAARAWPGDWDALVPLLARRDAGTSPDVRVRHARDGDRWFTFTHSPVTDESGRPAGVLSVGAETTARVVGERRLRLLVALGAALADAADPEEVARRAVDTLGGAASMPFVRLHLATPGGPRLAATAGAEVPPVGDLPLAEVLADGAPRLVPPHLAGGRADAPVVAVLPVPDPGAAAPAGVLVVGLDPHRAVDADHRAFVGLLAGQVGVALAAARARRRRSTDRAGPDAAVTVDTGDRRTAFVAAVTRDVSDRQRALRRAEALARLAGALSSARGREAIVEVLTTVAPDVVDAAALRVAVALPGRTVLDVTGGDAPPGPLPLDTDAPLARAVRDNAVLPVTGADGRTTGLCLPLRYGDGVALGALEVRWADPVSDDDALHNLLDAVAALCSQALQRAELIGSAQAMAVFAARLSVTRSTAEAIEVILDAPTTVFGAELPGLAMRDEGRRVRLWYHDDVPGTLAAAFHDLGVDDPRPLVRALRDGTRIVLRDRAEFAARFPGLPDPVGAHGLVTTVALPLFGAERRPIAALGFGWRRERPLRDTDLASLNTVADLCEQTLERVRLAAAEHNLVTRLAGRLRSSSLTPPKGLEVATRYRPAMSGLHLGGDWYDLVRQDGDRLAVVVGDVVGHQVEAAADMAQLRTMLNTLIRLGVPLAEVFLRLTELLGVGFLGTCLIAVVDPVAGTAQVARAGHPHPVLLPAGQPPRAVPTAHALPLGMVDAPMTVATIPFAPGDVLVAYTDGLVERRGRPYDEGVAALHRTLAAVRDEPAEAIADALLHDLAGSEDDQALVVLRHRR, encoded by the coding sequence GTGAACGTCACCCCGCCGGACGACCCTCGGTGGCCGGACACCGTCGCCGCCACCGGCGGGCGCGCGGGCGCGGTGATCACGGCGTACGACTGGTCCGGCACCCCGCTCGGACCGATCGAGGGCTGGCCGCAGAGCCTGCGTACCGCGCTGGCGCTCTGCCTGCGCTCCCCCGGCCCGGCGGTGCTGTGGTGGGGCGACGGGCCGGTGCCGCTGCCCAACGACGCGTACCGGCGGTTGCTCGGCCCGGGCCGGGAGGTCGCGCCGGACCGGCCGGCGGCGCGGGCGTGGCCGGGTGACTGGGACGCGCTCGTTCCGCTGCTCGCCCGCCGGGACGCCGGCACCAGCCCGGACGTACGGGTGCGGCACGCGCGCGACGGCGACCGCTGGTTCACCTTCACGCACAGCCCGGTGACCGACGAGTCGGGCCGGCCGGCGGGTGTCCTCAGCGTCGGCGCGGAGACCACCGCGCGGGTGGTGGGCGAGCGCCGGCTGCGGCTGCTCGTGGCGCTGGGCGCCGCGCTCGCCGACGCGGCCGACCCGGAGGAGGTGGCCCGGCGGGCGGTCGACACGCTCGGTGGCGCCGCCTCGATGCCGTTCGTCCGACTCCACCTGGCCACGCCGGGCGGCCCGCGGCTGGCCGCCACGGCCGGGGCCGAGGTCCCGCCGGTGGGCGACCTGCCGCTGGCCGAGGTGCTTGCCGACGGCGCGCCCCGGCTGGTGCCGCCGCACCTTGCCGGCGGTCGGGCGGACGCGCCGGTGGTGGCCGTGCTGCCGGTGCCCGATCCGGGCGCCGCTGCCCCGGCCGGGGTGCTCGTGGTCGGGCTGGACCCGCACCGCGCGGTCGACGCCGACCACCGTGCGTTCGTCGGGCTGCTCGCCGGTCAGGTGGGCGTCGCGCTGGCGGCGGCCCGGGCGCGCCGCCGCCGGTCCACCGACCGCGCCGGGCCGGACGCCGCCGTCACCGTGGACACCGGCGACCGGCGTACCGCGTTCGTGGCCGCCGTGACGCGGGACGTCAGCGACCGGCAGCGGGCGCTGCGGCGGGCGGAGGCGCTCGCCCGGCTGGCCGGGGCGCTCAGCTCGGCGCGGGGCCGGGAGGCCATCGTGGAGGTGCTCACCACCGTCGCCCCGGACGTGGTGGACGCCGCCGCGCTGCGGGTGGCGGTCGCCCTGCCCGGCCGTACCGTGCTCGACGTGACCGGTGGCGACGCCCCGCCCGGGCCGTTGCCGCTCGACACCGACGCCCCGCTGGCCCGGGCGGTACGCGACAACGCGGTGCTGCCGGTGACCGGCGCCGACGGCCGGACCACGGGGCTCTGCCTGCCGCTGCGCTACGGCGACGGTGTCGCGCTCGGCGCTCTGGAGGTGCGTTGGGCCGACCCGGTCAGCGACGACGACGCGCTGCACAACCTGCTCGACGCGGTGGCCGCGCTGTGCAGCCAGGCGTTGCAGCGGGCCGAGCTGATCGGGTCGGCGCAGGCCATGGCCGTGTTCGCGGCCCGGTTGAGCGTGACCCGCTCCACCGCCGAGGCGATCGAGGTGATCCTCGACGCCCCCACCACGGTGTTCGGCGCGGAGTTGCCCGGCCTCGCCATGCGGGACGAGGGCCGCCGGGTCCGGCTCTGGTACCACGACGACGTGCCGGGCACGCTCGCCGCGGCGTTCCACGACCTGGGCGTCGACGACCCGCGCCCGCTCGTGCGCGCGCTGCGCGACGGGACGCGCATCGTGCTGCGGGACCGCGCCGAGTTCGCCGCCCGGTTCCCCGGCCTGCCCGACCCGGTCGGCGCGCACGGCCTGGTGACCACCGTGGCGCTGCCGCTGTTCGGCGCCGAGCGCCGGCCGATCGCCGCGCTGGGTTTCGGCTGGCGGCGGGAGCGCCCGCTGCGCGACACCGACCTGGCGTCGCTGAACACCGTCGCCGACCTGTGCGAGCAGACGCTGGAGCGGGTCCGGCTGGCCGCCGCCGAGCACAATCTGGTGACCCGCCTGGCCGGCCGCCTGCGCAGTTCGTCGCTGACCCCGCCGAAGGGCCTGGAGGTCGCCACCCGCTACCGACCGGCGATGAGCGGCCTGCACCTGGGCGGCGACTGGTACGACCTGGTCCGGCAGGACGGCGACCGGCTGGCCGTGGTGGTCGGCGACGTGGTCGGGCACCAGGTCGAGGCCGCCGCCGACATGGCCCAGCTGCGCACCATGCTGAACACGCTGATCCGGTTGGGGGTGCCGCTGGCGGAGGTGTTCCTCCGCCTCACCGAGCTGCTCGGCGTCGGGTTCCTGGGCACCTGCCTGATCGCGGTGGTCGACCCGGTGGCCGGCACGGCGCAGGTGGCCCGGGCCGGGCACCCGCATCCGGTGCTGCTGCCGGCCGGGCAGCCGCCGCGCGCCGTGCCGACGGCCCACGCGCTGCCGCTGGGCATGGTGGACGCGCCGATGACCGTGGCCACGATCCCGTTCGCTCCGGGTGACGTGCTCGTCGCGTACACCGACGGGCTGGTGGAGCGACGCGGCCGGCCGTACGACGAGGGCGTCGCGGCGCTGCACCGGACGCTTGCCGCGGTGCGGGACGAGCCGGCGGAGGCGATCGCGGACGCGCTGCTGCACGATCTGGCCGGCTCGGAGGACGACCAGGCGCTCGTGGTCTTGCGGCATCGGCGGTGA
- a CDS encoding YciI family protein — MGATPRLDFALDTYECIVLYPGPSGRALPEETVRRLQAEHLRHMQALQRRGIVLVDGSVDGPAREPDPPIGFGLSRTGSVDDVRSVMEADPAVQAGLYRVEVLTFLCAAGSLDFPLVKTES, encoded by the coding sequence ATGGGCGCGACGCCCCGGCTCGACTTCGCGTTGGACACCTACGAGTGCATCGTGCTCTACCCGGGCCCGTCCGGCCGGGCGCTGCCGGAGGAGACCGTACGGCGGCTCCAGGCCGAACACCTGCGACACATGCAGGCGTTGCAGCGGCGCGGCATCGTGCTCGTCGACGGCTCGGTGGACGGCCCGGCGCGCGAACCCGACCCGCCGATCGGCTTCGGGCTGTCCCGAACCGGTTCGGTGGACGACGTACGCAGCGTCATGGAGGCCGACCCGGCGGTGCAGGCCGGGCTCTACCGGGTGGAGGTGCTCACCTTCCTCTGCGCGGCCGGGTCGCTGGACTTTCCGCTGGTCAAGACCGAGAGCTGA
- the pyk gene encoding pyruvate kinase — MGVTRRAKIVCTLGPATSSPERIRGLVEAGMNVARLNFSHGSHADHESVYRMVREAAEAAGAPVAVLADLQGPKIRLGRFADGPHEWRTGDSVTITGDEIVGTKERVSCTYRKLPQEVKPGDRLLIDDGRVAVEVSDVTGNDIRCLVTEGGPVSNNKGVSLPNVAVSVPAMSDKDAEDLRFALGLGVDLVALSFVRSPEDIKLVHAIMDEEGVRRPVLAKVEKPEAVDHLEAIVLAFDGVMVARGDLGVELPLDQVPLVQKRAVQLCRENAKPVIVATQMLDSMIENSRPTRAEASDVANAVLDGADAVMLSGETSVGKYPVLTVSTMAKIITTTEAGSIAVPRLQHDPRTHGGALTVAASSIARAIGAKAMVAFSQTGDTVKRLSRLHCDLPLLAFTPVPEVRHQLALCWGVETFLMPFVQHTDDMFRQVDQALLGLDRANPGDYVVIVAGSPPGTPGSTNTLRVHQLGSLVDAASARALQ, encoded by the coding sequence ATGGGCGTGACACGCCGCGCGAAGATCGTCTGCACTCTCGGCCCCGCCACCTCGTCCCCGGAGCGTATCCGCGGGCTCGTCGAGGCCGGCATGAACGTGGCGAGGCTCAACTTCAGCCACGGCAGTCACGCCGACCACGAGTCGGTCTACCGGATGGTCCGCGAGGCCGCCGAGGCGGCCGGGGCGCCGGTCGCCGTGCTCGCCGACCTCCAGGGCCCCAAGATCCGCCTCGGGCGCTTCGCCGACGGGCCGCACGAGTGGCGCACCGGCGACTCCGTGACGATCACCGGCGACGAGATCGTCGGCACCAAGGAGCGGGTCTCCTGCACCTACCGCAAGCTGCCGCAGGAGGTGAAGCCGGGCGACCGGCTGCTGATCGACGACGGCCGGGTCGCGGTCGAGGTCAGCGACGTCACCGGCAACGACATCCGCTGTCTGGTCACCGAGGGCGGCCCGGTCTCCAACAACAAGGGCGTCTCGCTGCCGAACGTGGCGGTCAGCGTCCCGGCCATGTCCGACAAGGACGCCGAGGACCTGCGCTTCGCCCTCGGCCTCGGCGTCGACCTGGTCGCGCTCTCCTTCGTCCGCTCGCCGGAGGACATCAAGCTCGTCCACGCGATCATGGACGAGGAGGGCGTCCGCCGCCCGGTCCTGGCCAAGGTCGAGAAGCCGGAGGCGGTCGACCACCTGGAGGCGATCGTGCTCGCCTTCGACGGCGTCATGGTCGCCCGCGGCGACCTCGGCGTCGAGCTGCCGCTGGACCAGGTCCCGCTGGTGCAGAAGCGCGCCGTGCAGCTCTGCCGGGAGAACGCCAAGCCGGTCATCGTGGCCACCCAGATGCTCGACTCCATGATCGAGAATTCGCGACCGACCCGCGCCGAGGCCTCCGACGTGGCGAACGCGGTGCTCGACGGCGCGGACGCGGTGATGCTCTCCGGCGAGACGAGCGTCGGCAAGTACCCGGTGCTCACCGTGAGCACCATGGCCAAGATCATCACCACCACCGAGGCCGGCTCCATCGCCGTCCCCCGGCTCCAGCACGACCCGCGTACGCACGGCGGCGCGCTCACCGTCGCCGCGTCGTCGATCGCCCGCGCCATCGGCGCCAAGGCCATGGTGGCGTTCTCGCAGACCGGCGACACCGTGAAGCGGCTCAGCCGACTGCACTGCGACCTGCCGCTGCTGGCTTTCACCCCGGTCCCGGAGGTGCGCCACCAGCTCGCGCTCTGCTGGGGCGTGGAGACGTTCCTGATGCCGTTCGTGCAGCACACCGACGACATGTTCCGACAGGTCGACCAGGCGCTCCTCGGCCTCGACCGGGCCAACCCGGGCGACTACGTGGTGATCGTGGCCGGCAGCCCGCCCGGCACCCCCGGCTCCACCAACACGCTGCGCGTACACCAGCTCGGTTCGCTCGTCGACGCCGCGTCGGCGCGCGCGCTCCAGTGA
- a CDS encoding acyl-CoA thioesterase II, with product MSDAPAATGQAAVDQLLEVLDLAPTGDMTFRGMSPPVGPQRVYGGQVAGQALVAAGRTVDPERAVHSLHGYFVRPGDPAEPIDYQVENVRDGRSFSVRRSVALQHDKPIFFMSASFQRREEGLDHHAPVPPDVPGPDDVPTMADRLSRYPERLGIWGQIPRPIDVRYVGEPGWVRPGDRPAEPHQRVWMRIDGKLPDDPLLHACALTYASDLTLLDSVLSVHGEVWGPGGVVGASLDHALWFHRSFRADEWFLYDCWSPSASGARGLATGRMFTTRGNHIASAVQEGLLRRVGA from the coding sequence GTGAGTGACGCTCCGGCGGCGACCGGGCAGGCCGCCGTCGACCAGCTCCTCGAGGTGCTGGACCTGGCGCCGACCGGCGACATGACCTTCCGCGGGATGAGCCCGCCGGTGGGCCCGCAGCGGGTCTACGGCGGGCAGGTCGCCGGGCAGGCGCTGGTGGCGGCCGGCCGCACGGTCGACCCGGAGCGGGCCGTGCACTCGCTGCACGGCTACTTCGTGCGGCCCGGCGACCCGGCCGAGCCGATCGACTACCAGGTGGAGAACGTCCGGGACGGCCGCTCCTTCTCGGTGCGCCGCTCGGTGGCGTTGCAGCACGACAAGCCGATCTTCTTCATGTCGGCCTCGTTCCAGCGGCGGGAGGAGGGGCTGGACCACCACGCCCCGGTCCCGCCCGACGTGCCCGGCCCGGACGACGTACCGACCATGGCCGACCGGCTCTCCCGCTACCCGGAGCGGCTCGGCATCTGGGGTCAGATCCCGCGTCCGATCGACGTCCGCTACGTCGGCGAGCCCGGCTGGGTCCGCCCCGGCGACCGTCCCGCCGAGCCGCACCAGCGGGTCTGGATGCGCATCGACGGCAAGCTTCCCGACGATCCGCTGCTGCACGCGTGCGCGCTGACGTACGCCTCCGACCTGACGCTGCTGGACTCGGTGCTGTCGGTCCACGGCGAGGTGTGGGGGCCCGGTGGCGTGGTCGGCGCGAGCCTGGACCACGCGCTCTGGTTCCACCGGTCGTTCCGGGCCGACGAGTGGTTCCTCTACGACTGCTGGAGCCCGTCCGCCTCGGGTGCCCGGGGCCTGGCCACCGGCCGGATGTTCACCACAAGGGGCAACCACATCGCCAGCGCCGTCCAGGAGGGCCTGCTGCGCCGCGTCGGCGCCTGA